The genomic stretch TCTCCCTGAGCGACCAAGCTTATCAACAGCCCGTGAACAAGCAGAAAGAAACCCAGCAGAGTCAATTTGGATAATGAGGTTTCGAGATTGAGACGGGAACTGAGGTGTTTGATTGCCAGCGCGATAAGTCCCAGCACGAGGATTTCCCAGGGCATGACGGTGGCATTGGGAGTGGAGACGACAATGGCGGCAACCACGGCGAACCAGAGGGCAACGGTCTCGTTTTTGCGAATGGCGACCATGATGACAAGAAGCCCGGCGAGGTCGATGGTAACGCCATAAATGGAGAGCATCTCGGCTAAAATAGTCTGATAAAAGGCGAGGGCAAAGAGTCCGACGATATAGAGAATCAGGGTCATAATCAGTCTTCCATCAGTATATATAATTCGTCAATCTCGAAGAAATTTACAGTGGGGCGAAGGTTGACCCTTTTGAGTATTTCCCCGGCGTTGGCATAAACCGAGTCAACCTGGGCAATAGCCAATCCGGGAGGATAGACGCCGCCCAGCCCGGAAGAGATAATCAAGTCTCCTTTCTTGACCTGAGCGTCGGCGGGCAGATTATCCATATATAAGCCGCGCTGAGTGGAAAAACGGACGATGCCTATCTGGCGGCTATCCCCCACCCGTCCCGATACCGCATTGGAGGGGTCGGTGAGGAGTTGAACTGTGGCATAATTGGTCATGACATCGACAATTTTGCCCGCCAGACCATAGCGATTGACCACCGCCAGGTTTGCCCTGATGCCGTCGTTGGAGCCCTTGTTCACGACAGCGGCGACCGGATAGAGTTGCTGGTAAAGAGAAACAATTTTGACCGGGACTAACCGGAAATTTTCGGGAGGTTCGAAACCAAGCAGTTCGCGGAGCCGCTGATTTTCCCGGCGGGCTTCATTAAGCCGGACTAATTGCAGCGATGTTTCCGTCAATTGACGGCGCAGGAAACGATTCTCCTCGGCAACATTCTGCAACTCCTGAATATGGCTCTTAAGGCGGAAAAAAGGGGAATAGAAAACGGACGCTGAAATTTTGGCGAGGCTAATGCGAACCGGGTCATTGATGACCGTGACCAGCAAAAGGAAGACAGCCGCCAGAATGTAATTGAGGAGACGACGATTTTTATGGAAAACCGTCGAGAACCATCTCATAAATTTAACGCCTCCGTGCGTCGCCGTCGATTATTCGATGGCATCAAGCATTTGCAGCAGTTCCCCCGGAGAAGTAACAGCCATCATCTTGTTGCGATTTTCCTCTGATTTCATGATATAAGAGAGGCGCGCCATGACATTAAGATGAGCCCCTATGGCATCCTCAGGGGCGGCAATCAGGAAGAAGAGATGGGCCGGCTTGTGGTCCATGGCATCGAAGTCAACCCCCTTGTCGGAGCGGCCAAAGGCAATGACAATACCCTTGGTGGCTTTGGTCTTAGCGTGCGGGAAAGCAACTCCGTATCCGACTCCGGTCGTAACCAGATTCTCCCTCTCCCGGACATCCTGCAAAAGCTCCACCGAGTCTTTGACCAGGTTTGATTTTGACGCCAGTTCCACCAGTTCTTTCAGAATCCCGTCCTTAGTTGTCGCCTTGAGATTAAATGTGATTAAGTCTTCGGAACAGAATTTAGATAGTTTCATATTCACCTCAATCAATATTTTTCCGCTTCCTCAATTAACAGAATGGGCAGGTCATCTTCTACCCGATAAATCAGCCTGCAGTTTTCGCACTTCAATTGCTCCTGTTCCGGCAGATAGATTAGGTGTCCCTTACACTTGGGACAGACAATCAGCTCCAGCAGGTCTTTAGAAAGGCTCATTTAATCCTCCGCAATCCGGAAAACCCCCATACGGCGGAATTTCATCAGGCGACTTTGCAACAACTGGTCAACAGGAAGGGTCTGCAGTTCATCCAGGGCGCTTACCACCTCGATCTTTATTGATGCCGCCATGGTGTTATAATCATTATGCGCCCCGCCGGGAGGCTCTTTTATTATCTTGTCCACAATCTCCAGTTCCATCAGGTCATCGGCCGTAAGTTTCAGCGCCTCGGCCGCATGGGGCGCCTGGGCGGCATCGCGCCAGAGTATCGCAGAACAGCCTTCTGGTGATATCACCGAGTACCACGAGTACTCCAGCATAAATATTTTATCGCCGACGCCGATACCAAGGGCGCCGCCGGATGCCCCCTCCCCTATGATTACGATTACAATCGGAACCGTCAGAACCGCCATTTCGCGAAGATTTCGGGCAATCGCCTCAGCCTGTCCGCGCTCCTCGGCGCCGATACCGGGATAAGCCCCCGGAGTATCTATCAGGATTACAATCGGCCTGTTGAATTTTTCAGCCAATTTAAATAAGCGCAACGCCTTGCGGTAACCCTCCGGATGCATCATCCCGAAATTTCGCAGAAGTTTTTGCTTGGTGTCGCGCCCCTTCTGTTGGCCAATTATCAGCACCGGCCGACCCTCGATTTTGGCAAATCCGCCCACCAGCGCTTTGTCATCGGCAAAATACCGGTCGCCATGAAGCTCAATGAAATCGGTGGTTATCAGTTCTATATAGTCGAGGGTATGGGGACGTCGCGGATGGCGCGCCAGCTGGACTTTCTGCCAGCGGGTTAGACTGGAGAAAATCTCCTCCCGCATCTTATTGACCTTTGACTGCAAGGAAGCGATTTCTTCGGACAGCTGAATATTCGAGCCGGCGGCAAAATCTTTCATATCGGAGATTTTTTTCTCCAGCTCCATAATAGGTCGCTCAAACTCAAGGCAAAGTTTGTCCTGCATACTCAATGGCCGTTACGGGACGGCTTATTCTCCTTGCGAATTTTGCCCATTAAGATAAAAAATAATATAAAAATTACAACCATAAAAAGGATAAGCAGCCCCAGGAGCAGGATTCTCTCGAAGTAGAACATTATGACGGCAACAGTTCCCAGCAGTATCCCGGATAGATAAAAGAGCGCAACCACCTGGCGCTGGGAAAGACCGAGATAGGCAAGGTAGTGGAAAATGTGCCGGCGGTCGGCTTTCATGACATCTTTGCCGGCGGCGAAACGCCGCAGGAAGGAGGAACCGATTTCAATCAAGGGGACGCCCAGCACCATGAGTGGCAGAAAGAGAGCGGCAGCCGTGAACGATTTAATAGGAACAAGCAATGAAATGAAGGCGAATATATATCCGATCAAGAGAGAGCCGCCGTCGCCAAGAAATATTTTCGCGGGATGACGGTTGAAAAACCAAAAAGCCAGAACCGCTCCGGCGAGAGTCAATGAAATCGCTACCACCGAAGATATGCCGAACAGAAATCCGATAATCGCCATTGAGACGGCGGCGATGAAAGAAACTCCGGAGGCAAGACCATCGAGCCCATCGATGACATTAATAGCATTAGTCAAGCCGACTACCCAGAGAATGGTAATCACGGCGGAAAAGTGTCCCAGCGAGGCGGAACCGAATCCCGGAATGGAGAGCCAAGCGGCCTTTAACCCGCCCAGGTAGAGTATCAAACCGACCATCATTTCCACCGCCAATTTGTGTTTCGCGCGGAGAGGATGAAGGTCATCTATCACTCCCAGCAGGAAGATTATCACCCCACCGCCTATGATAAAGGGAAAGGGGTTGGTGATTTCGGCAACGGAGCCGGGCTTGAAAAGGACAAGGCCGGTCAAAACCAGCCAGAAGGAAATGAAGATAGCGGCGCCCCCCAGATTGGGCGTAGGCCGCTTATGTCGCTTATGCAATCCCGGATAATCGAGTATGTCATGCTTTTCACAGAGCCTGATTACCCCCAGCACCGAGACAAACGCCAGAATGAATGAAGACAGGAAAACAGATATGTTAAGCCAGTGATTCATGCTTCAAACTATGAGGGGGCGGGATTTCTTGCTACCCCCTCTGAGAATAATTTTTGCAACAAGATTGATTGCCAGCAATAGCGGAAGAGCCAAAATGGAAAAGCCATTAGGGTAATATTTCAGGAAATATTTCCAGACCGACATATGCTGATAGAAATCTCTTCTCCAAGCGGCGATATTGGAGCCGCTGCCCCAGAGATGGACCGCTCCGGCATGGGGAGTGAAAAAGGTGCTCTTGCCGACCAGAAGCGCCCGCTGACAGAGGTCGGTGTCTTCCATGAAAAGGAAAAAACGAGAGTCGAACCCTTTCAGTTCGTCGAACAAGGAGCGCCGAATCATCAGACAGGTCGCCGAGATTGCCGGAACTCTGGTTATTTCAGGGTAATCCGGCAGAGTGTAGGCGCCGTTGTCTTTAAGCAGTTTGTACCTTTGCAGGAGAGAGCCGCGGGAGAGGAAGATATTTGATATAGTCGGGAAACGCCGACAATTAGCCTGAAAGCGGCCATCGGGAAAACGCAGGCGGGCTGTTACTATGCCGCAATCGCTTCGGCGCTCGAAGCAGGCAAGCATCATAGAAATGGCGTTGTTATCCAAAAGGAGGTCGGGATTGACGAAAAGCAGAAAATCCCCGATAGCCGATGGCGCGGCAGCGTTGCAGGCGGCGGCAAAACCGATATTTTTGGGGGAAGTCATAATCTTGACTTCGGGATAATTCCCCCTGATTGATAGCACCGTGGAATCAGTCGAGTTGTTGTCAAACACGACAACCTCTCCCCCGACTGATTTTAATTGAGGCAGCAGAGAGGCAAGGCAATTGATAATCGAATCGGCAGAGTTGTAAGTTACAATGATGGCGGATACTGATATTCCAGACATTGCCTCAGGCACTTACTTTAGACGTCCCAGAAGGGACATTAAACGGAGGTACCAGACTTTCCAGATTGCCTCCCGAACAATCTTCTTGGACATTTTGGATGCCCCCAAACGGCGGTCAACAAAGACTATCGGAATCTCTTTGAGGCGCATCCCTTTCTTCCATATTCGGAGGGACACTTCGATCTGAAATATATATCCGTTTGATTTAATGGAATCAAGCGGAATAGCCTCCAGGGCCTGTCGTCGGAAACATTTGAAACCGCCGGTGGCGTCGCGCACCGGCAGACCGGTAATAATCCGGGTATAAACGTTGGCAAAATAAGACAATAACAGGCGGCTCATAGGCCAGTTAATGACATTGACTCCGGAGATATAGCGGGAGCCGATTACCAGGTCATTTTCCTTGATCGCTTCAAGAAAGTCCGGAATGTAATCAGGCCCATGGGAGAAATCGGCATCCATTTCGAATATATAGTCATATTTTCTTTCAATCGCCCATTTGAAACCGGCGATGTAAGCCCGCCCCAATCCCTCTTTCTTCTCCCGGTGCAGAATATGGATTCTTCGGTTGGCGGCGGCAAGTTTATCAACGATTTGGCCCGTTCCATCAGGCGAGTTATCATCCACCACCAGCACTTCAATAGAGTCATCCTGCCCCAGAACGGCATTAATTATCCGCTCAATATTCTCCTTTTCGTTGTAGGTGGGAAAGATTATCAGGGGTCGATTACTTGTTGTCATATTTTCGTCGGCGGCTTTTTCCTTTCCCGCGAGGATTGGAACAGATGAACCGCCACAACCGACGCGATTAAAAGCAGCGCCAGATAAGTTATTGCTTTAGCCCGATTGTTCAGAGACCTGTTGTACTTAAAGATGACCTGCTTTGACCCGGCGGCGACCGGAACGGCGCGGAAGGAGCCATTGGCTCGCAGCACCTCCGTCTTGACCCCGTCAACAAACGCTTCCCAGGCGAAGTAATAATTATCAGTCAGGACAAGTATGCTGTTCTCGGTGGTTTGAATATCGACCACGACCGAATCAATGGCGTAGGAGACAACCTCAGCAATGCCACCGACCGTATCCGATGAATTGACAGCAATAGTCGGCTCTTTTTCAAGGAAAACTTTCTTTCGCAGATCTGCAGTTCCTCCCAGAACGCGGGGATAGATATCTTTCCGCTCCGGAATGACTTCAAAAGTGGAAACAAGGTACGCCCGAGGGAAGGCGTTGCTGTTTTTGTATAGAACCGCGCCGCTGAAATCGCGCTCGGTCACCAGCGGTTCGGCGCCGAAGTAGTTGGGAGGCAGCTTGGCATTGCTCGGCGCCAGGATATATCTTGTGCCGACCAGATTCAGAAAATGGGGATTGCCTTGATTGGTGAGTGACGGTCCCCCCAGGAGGTCATCATACCAGCGCAACTGGTTTCCATGATATCCCGTTACCACCTCGATTCCGAAAAAGGGGAGATAATCATGCGGGACTGAACCGAGATTAAGGATGCGGAATTTTCCCGGCAGGCCGTTTATATAATTGGTCATTGGATTGGGCGAGAATTGCTGACGATAGTCGAATGTTCTCACAAAGCGAGAGCTGAACCTGACCCCATCGCTCATAGCCAGTAGCGGAATAACCAGGAGAATAGCCATCCCCGTTTTCCTGGACAAAAATAAGTAAATGGATACGGAGACGGCCGCCACGAAGAAAAAGACAATCCAAAGTCCCGTCTTGATATTTGGAAGATTCATAAGCGCCAGCTGCCATTTGGACAGATTCGGCTGCCCGGGGATAGGATTCTTAATGTCGCCATAGAAAAGAGAACTATAAAAGGAGAGCATTGTCTCTCCCGCCACCAGATAAAGAAAGGCAAAGACGAAAAGAGCGCCGGAGCAGATGGCAAGATAACGATAAATTTTTCGCTTCACGGCGTCACTTGCTTCGCGCCCCTTCTCAATCAGATACTGCAACCCCATTCCAGCCAGAAGTGATACCGAGAAAAGGAAGATGAACATAATCGTACTGGGGGCGCGCAGCGATTTTACATTGGGAATGAGATAATAGAATATCTTGAAAAGGGGAGTTGTCCCTCCCAGGGCGTAAATCAAGGCAAACAGCGCCAATCCGGCGAAAAAATATGCTTCACGCCGCCGGCTGAACAGTACCGCCAGCAATGCCAGCATCAGCGGTATTACCCCGGCGTATTCTGAATTGTCTTTGAAGACATTTTTCCCCCAGTAATAGTCACCTTCCCCGCCGGTACTTCCGGAAAATTCCGGGACAACCAGGGAGAAAGCCTCTTCCTCATGCATCGACCAGGAGGTCGCCCATTCATAACCACGCTTGGTATCGGCCCGAGGAGAATATTTGGTGGTATAAATATATCCCGGATAGAATTGGACGGCAGAAACCATCAGTCCGATTACAACTGCTCCTGCCAGTAGCGCCGAAGGCATTACCAAGGAGCCAGGGCTTTTCCTTTCTCGGAAGCGAAGAATCAGCTTGAAGATAGAGTATGCCGCAATTGACCAAAGCGAATAGTATGACAGCTGCGGATGGGGGCTGAGGATAATTACGCCGATGACCAGTCCCAGCAAAGTAAAATTCAGAACAGGCTTCTTTTCGAAGCCGCGGTCTAAAAACAGGATAGTTAAAGGAAATAATGTGGTAACGAATATTTTGCCGTCATGTCCCGGCGCCACCAGCGAAATCAGCAGTCCCGAAAACATATACGCCAGAGCCGAAAGGGTTGCCGCCAGACGCCCCAGGCGAAACTGGCGGGCGGTAAAAAACATAATAATGCCGGCAAGGAGGATATGCAGGACCAGATTGAAGCCGAGCATTCTATAGAAGTTGCCGAAGAATTTGAGAATCGAAAGGGGATAGAAAATGTCCCCATGAAAAGCGTCAATGTACGGCATCCCCCCGAATATGAAAGGATTCCATACCGGCACCTGGCCGTGGGCATTGAAATACTCGACATAGAAGTGCCGGAAGAATATTCCGGCGTTAATAGTATCGGAACCATAGAGCATCTGGTTGGAAAAGATAAACTCGCCGAATACAAGTATGACCCCAATCAGCATTACTACCAGCAAGACCGGCAGGTAATATTGAAAATTTTCGAGATTAGCCGGCGCTGCGGCTTTCTTTGATTCCGGTTTCCTGTTCAATCATCTCTCCCGGTTGACCTGAAAGATATTCATTATAGTCTTCACTTCTGTTTCCGTTCGAAGTCGGACAGTTTTTTTCGGATAACCGCCAGTTCCTCTTTCAATGCGGCCAGCGCTTCGGCCAAAAATCCCAGAATAAAAAACCCCATACCCAGCCCGGAGAGCAGCATGACCAGGTAGAGCATGGGACGGTATCCTTCCCCTTCCACGAAACGGAAATAGAGCGCCACCAGTCCGACCAGAAAACCAAGCAGCAGAAAGATGGAGCCGGTGAATCCGAAAAAGAGGAGCGGTTTTTTCAGCAGGGTCAGCTGGGTTTTGACGGCAATCATGTCGAGGACACCGACCGGTATGCGCCAGATGGAGAATTTCGATTTTCCCCAGCGCCGTTCGTACAGCGGTATTTTTACCTCGGCAATTTTGTACCCCCGGTCCGCCGCCAGGACCACCAGGTAACGATGCCAATCGCGGCGCAAAAACATATCGCGGGTTACTTCGGCCCGAAACGCCTTGACCGAATTCTGGTCATGAATTTTGAGATTGAAGATTCGTCGGGAAAGATAGTTGTAAATCCCGGATACAAACCGTTTCCGGTATTTTCCCTGTTTCCATCCCGCCACGACATCGGCGCCGTCAAGAATCGGCTGCACCAGCGCCGGGATATCTTCCGGCAGGTACTGCAGGTCAGCCGGATAGAAGACGTAAATCTCCCCGGATGAATTGGCAAAGCCGGTCTGCAAGGCCTCGGTCAGACCGCGATTTACCGGGTGTTGGGCACAACGGATGAATTCGTATTTTGCGGCTTGTTCCTGAATGACCTTCCAGGTGCTGTCGGTGGAACCATCATCAATGAGTATCAACTCATAAGGATGATTTACCTGGCGGCGCATCTGGTCAAACTGGCGGCAGAATTCAGCTATATTGCCTTCTTCATTGTACGCCGGCACAATTACAGAAATCATTCTATCTCTCCTGTTGATTTGCCGGCAAGCAAATCATCGACGTTTTTCCACACTTGCTTTGAAATTGGATTGTATTTCTTGACCAGTTCCAACTCCTTTTTGCCTTTTTCATAAAACTCGGGACGTCCACTCTCGCGATTCATGGCAATATAGAATTCTCCCAATCGATAACGCAAGTGGAAATCGGTGGGTGAAAAGGCGATCGCCTCCTTAAAGAACATCTCCGCCTCATCATAGATTTTGAACTCGTGAGCCAGCAGGGCGGAGGCGTAGTTGGCGGATAAATTCCGGGGAAACTGCGTCTGGTGACGTCTCATATAGAGATGACCGGTTTCGTACTGGTTGCGGAAATAACTGTCGATAGCGATTTCGTAATTGGAAAGTTGATACTGGTCGGCGGTAATATTGCCGGTGGCTCCGGCCACACGATAGAGTGTCACCCGAAAGGTGCCAATATAATAAAAAGAGACCTGTTTTGCCTGACGCATAATCTCCGGATAGTTGTTCTTAGCCTGCTCTTCATTGGACTTATCCAGAAGCAGATGGGTAATGGGATACCTTTTGAAAAACGCCGTATCAACATTGGCGACACCAAACATATGAATCAGGTTAGAGTTGATATTTCCCAGAGTGAGAGTAGCGGCGTATGGCCCCGAAATTACCGCTTCGGGGGATAAGACGGTGTTTATGTCGCGAGAATTGGCTTCGATACAATAAGTGGCGCGCCCCGACCAATGCAGATACTTGATTGCCCCCGGCAGGATGGTCCCCGCAATTAACGCAATCAAGAGAATGTACCGCGCCGGACGGGATGCCAGCAGACGGGAAACAGCGGTAAAGTTGACAATGAAATAAGCCAAAAAAGTAAATCCGACACCAATAGCAAGGAAGAAGTAAGGCACCGTTGTCAGGTCAAAGGAACCTTTCTCATATCCTATCGCCTGCTGAAGCAATTGATAGAGAGCCACCAGCGACAGGATAAAGAACAGCGACCAGAACAGAACTGTTCGATTCGGTTTAGATGGTGATTTTATCTTCCTGCCCAAGAGATTTGATACCATGATAGCGGCAAGAGCATAGAGGGGATAGATAAGCATAGTCTGGTACCGCAGAGGCCGATAATTCCAGATCATCAGCGCGCCGTATGCTCCCAGCGCGGCGGCAAAGAAAAATATAAGACCGGGCGAGAGACTGACCAGCTTTCGACGCAGGTCTGATAGAGGAGTCAGTTTATAAAGAATAAATACTATCATTCCCCAACCAAGCAATGCCGGCACCGGCATCCGCTCAAAGAGGCGGCTTTTCATTCCCAGAGAGACATATTTGTAAAGGAAATCGCCAAACGATTTCAAAGCGGTCGGAGCGCCATAGAGGTCAAACGCCTGTTCTTCAACATATCCGGTTACCGAGGATGCCATCGGTCGATAACTGAAGAAATACCAGAAAACCGCAATACCGGCAAAGCCAGCGGCAAACAGAAGATATTTCTTTGCGATTCTTTTTGTCTCCGAGGGATATCCCAGGTAAAACTCGTACAGGGCATAGCAAAAGAAGGGGAAGAAATAGGTCATGCCGATAAGTTTGCCAAAGAAGATTCCGGCGCCCAAAAGCAGCCCTGCCAGTGGCAGAAGAGCCGCTTTGTGCGACAGATACAAGACGGCAAAAGATGCCACGGCAAAGAAATTCATGCTGTTTTCAAGGAAAGAGAGCCGGCCAAAGAATGTTTGATTGAAGTCAAACGAAATGAAGAGCAAGAAGAGAAGCGCCGCGATTACACCGGCCGCTTTTCGGATAATAAAGTACAGCAGAATCAAAGTTGAGAATGAGAAAGCGAGTCCGACGGTATTGGCGGAGGCGTAACTGACACCAAATAACTTGAATATCGCCACTGCCAGCAGGGTGGTTGCCGATTTGAGGAAGAAAACCAGACGGTAATCATGCAGCGGATTGAAACTCCCGAAGAGGACATAATTTCGGGCAAAGGAGGTATATTGTGCCGGGTCGGTATAGACATCCTGGCTGGTCGTGAGTTCAATAGGCGGGTCGGCGGATAGATGATTTATCCTGACAAGAAGCGCCAGGAGAGTAACGACCAGAAATGCCGCCAGTTCCCAACGGGGCGCAATCTCCAGAGTGTTCTTATTGCCCAAAAAACTCCCTAATTCTGCTTGATATAAAATCAACCTGCTGGTCGGTCAATTCCGGATATATCGGCAGGGAGAGAATTCTCTCCGACAAGCGCTCTGTTACCGGCAGCGGTCCGGTCTTCAATCCGGTTTCGACAAAGGCTTTCTGCTTATGGACCGGCACGGGGTAATGAATCATAGTGGGAACGCCGCATTCTGCCAGAAATTTCTGAAGCTCATCGCGCCTGTCGGTCTCAATTACGAACTGATGGTAGACCTGGTAATACTCAGCGGATTCCGATGGCAGTCCCAGAGGCAGGCTATCGAGGTTTACTCGATATCGTGATGCCACCCGGTTTCTCTCCTGATTCCAGCTGTTAAGATGACGAAGTTTCACCTCCAGAATCGCTCCCTGCAGCCCCTCCATGCGCGCATTGTATCCTATCATATCATGATAGTATTTTCTTTCGCTTCCGTGGTCGCGGAGAATCCTGATTTTGTGCGCCAGTTCCTTATCGGAAGTGGTAACCGCTCCTCCCTCCCCGTAGGCGCCGAGATTCTTGCCGGGGTAGAAAGAAAAGGCGGCGGCAATACCGTAAGAGCCGGCAGGTTTTCCCTGGAACTTCGCCCCATGCGCCTGGCAGGCATCTTCCACCACCCAAAGAGAATGTTTATTCGCGAGGCTATTGAGCCGCTCCATATCGACCATCCGTCCATAAAGATGAACCGGCATGATAACTTTCGTGCGGGGGCTGACCGCTGAGGGCAGTTTATCCAGGTCAATATTCCTTGTGTGCGGGTCAATATCGACCAGCACCGGTCTGGCTCCGGTATAAATAATTGAAGCGACCGTGGCAATAAAAGTATTGGCGGCGGTAATGACTTCATCCCCCGGTCCCACTCCCAGCGCTTTGAGAATCAGATGCAGGGCGGTAGTGCCAGAGTTTAGGGCTACCGTCTCGGTACAACCGCAATAGGCGGCGAAGTTTTTTTCGAACGCCGACACCCGGGGACCGAGAATAAACGAAGAGGAAGAAATCGTTTCAGCAATGGCGGAATCGATTTCACCGCGGATACTATCGTACTGCGCTTTAAGGTCGAGAAATTTGATTTGCATAAATTTACACTTGGGGTTGAAAATAACACGGGAAAGGGAGGACGTCAAGCAATTCGCCGACAGATATAAAAGTGGCGGCTTGAGTTAAGCCGCCACTTTCGGAATCTTGTGAAGCGGTATTCTTGCGGACTCAACGGTAATAGAGCGGGATAGAACCTCCCTTGAACAGGTAGTTTATCAGAAAGGTGACATCGAGGATATTTATACTACCGTTACCATCGGCATCGCCGGCGAGTAAAGCCGGCGGCGGCGGTCCCTGCTGATAGAGGTAACTCAAAATATAGGTGCCATCAAGAATATTTATGGTGCCGTTTCCGTTGGCGTCGCCGCACTGATGAATTACGAAAAGGCCGTCAACGACCTCCACCACGCTGGTGTCGAGAACCGGCACCACGGATGTATCGATTGAAATGGAGTCGGCAGGCGGTCCGGTAACCTGCATCCAGCTCACACAGGTTGTGCCCTGCCAGGTGTTACAGCGAAACCAGCTGGTGTCCAAAAGGGTG from Candidatus Zixiibacteriota bacterium encodes the following:
- a CDS encoding acetyl-CoA carboxylase carboxyltransferase subunit alpha, whose product is MQDKLCLEFERPIMELEKKISDMKDFAAGSNIQLSEEIASLQSKVNKMREEIFSSLTRWQKVQLARHPRRPHTLDYIELITTDFIELHGDRYFADDKALVGGFAKIEGRPVLIIGQQKGRDTKQKLLRNFGMMHPEGYRKALRLFKLAEKFNRPIVILIDTPGAYPGIGAEERGQAEAIARNLREMAVLTVPIVIVIIGEGASGGALGIGVGDKIFMLEYSWYSVISPEGCSAILWRDAAQAPHAAEALKLTADDLMELEIVDKIIKEPPGGAHNDYNTMAASIKIEVVSALDELQTLPVDQLLQSRLMKFRRMGVFRIAED
- a CDS encoding Trm112 family protein yields the protein MSLSKDLLELIVCPKCKGHLIYLPEQEQLKCENCRLIYRVEDDLPILLIEEAEKY
- a CDS encoding polyprenol monophosphomannose synthase — encoded protein: MTTSNRPLIIFPTYNEKENIERIINAVLGQDDSIEVLVVDDNSPDGTGQIVDKLAAANRRIHILHREKKEGLGRAYIAGFKWAIERKYDYIFEMDADFSHGPDYIPDFLEAIKENDLVIGSRYISGVNVINWPMSRLLLSYFANVYTRIITGLPVRDATGGFKCFRRQALEAIPLDSIKSNGYIFQIEVSLRIWKKGMRLKEIPIVFVDRRLGASKMSKKIVREAIWKVWYLRLMSLLGRLK
- a CDS encoding glycosyltransferase family 2 protein, whose translation is MSGISVSAIIVTYNSADSIINCLASLLPQLKSVGGEVVVFDNNSTDSTVLSIRGNYPEVKIMTSPKNIGFAAACNAAAPSAIGDFLLFVNPDLLLDNNAISMMLACFERRSDCGIVTARLRFPDGRFQANCRRFPTISNIFLSRGSLLQRYKLLKDNGAYTLPDYPEITRVPAISATCLMIRRSLFDELKGFDSRFFLFMEDTDLCQRALLVGKSTFFTPHAGAVHLWGSGSNIAAWRRDFYQHMSVWKYFLKYYPNGFSILALPLLLAINLVAKIILRGGSKKSRPLIV
- a CDS encoding PTS sugar transporter subunit IIA produces the protein MKLSKFCSEDLITFNLKATTKDGILKELVELASKSNLVKDSVELLQDVRERENLVTTGVGYGVAFPHAKTKATKGIVIAFGRSDKGVDFDAMDHKPAHLFFLIAAPEDAIGAHLNVMARLSYIMKSEENRNKMMAVTSPGELLQMLDAIE
- a CDS encoding MraY family glycosyltransferase, whose product is MNHWLNISVFLSSFILAFVSVLGVIRLCEKHDILDYPGLHKRHKRPTPNLGGAAIFISFWLVLTGLVLFKPGSVAEITNPFPFIIGGGVIIFLLGVIDDLHPLRAKHKLAVEMMVGLILYLGGLKAAWLSIPGFGSASLGHFSAVITILWVVGLTNAINVIDGLDGLASGVSFIAAVSMAIIGFLFGISSVVAISLTLAGAVLAFWFFNRHPAKIFLGDGGSLLIGYIFAFISLLVPIKSFTAAALFLPLMVLGVPLIEIGSSFLRRFAAGKDVMKADRRHIFHYLAYLGLSQRQVVALFYLSGILLGTVAVIMFYFERILLLGLLILFMVVIFILFFILMGKIRKENKPSRNGH
- a CDS encoding glycosyltransferase family 2 protein, whose protein sequence is MISVIVPAYNEEGNIAEFCRQFDQMRRQVNHPYELILIDDGSTDSTWKVIQEQAAKYEFIRCAQHPVNRGLTEALQTGFANSSGEIYVFYPADLQYLPEDIPALVQPILDGADVVAGWKQGKYRKRFVSGIYNYLSRRIFNLKIHDQNSVKAFRAEVTRDMFLRRDWHRYLVVLAADRGYKIAEVKIPLYERRWGKSKFSIWRIPVGVLDMIAVKTQLTLLKKPLLFFGFTGSIFLLLGFLVGLVALYFRFVEGEGYRPMLYLVMLLSGLGMGFFILGFLAEALAALKEELAVIRKKLSDFERKQK
- the mreC gene encoding rod shape-determining protein MreC, coding for MRWFSTVFHKNRRLLNYILAAVFLLLVTVINDPVRISLAKISASVFYSPFFRLKSHIQELQNVAEENRFLRRQLTETSLQLVRLNEARRENQRLRELLGFEPPENFRLVPVKIVSLYQQLYPVAAVVNKGSNDGIRANLAVVNRYGLAGKIVDVMTNYATVQLLTDPSNAVSGRVGDSRQIGIVRFSTQRGLYMDNLPADAQVKKGDLIISSGLGGVYPPGLAIAQVDSVYANAGEILKRVNLRPTVNFFEIDELYILMED
- a CDS encoding tetratricopeptide repeat protein — translated: MGNKNTLEIAPRWELAAFLVVTLLALLVRINHLSADPPIELTTSQDVYTDPAQYTSFARNYVLFGSFNPLHDYRLVFFLKSATTLLAVAIFKLFGVSYASANTVGLAFSFSTLILLYFIIRKAAGVIAALLFLLFISFDFNQTFFGRLSFLENSMNFFAVASFAVLYLSHKAALLPLAGLLLGAGIFFGKLIGMTYFFPFFCYALYEFYLGYPSETKRIAKKYLLFAAGFAGIAVFWYFFSYRPMASSVTGYVEEQAFDLYGAPTALKSFGDFLYKYVSLGMKSRLFERMPVPALLGWGMIVFILYKLTPLSDLRRKLVSLSPGLIFFFAAALGAYGALMIWNYRPLRYQTMLIYPLYALAAIMVSNLLGRKIKSPSKPNRTVLFWSLFFILSLVALYQLLQQAIGYEKGSFDLTTVPYFFLAIGVGFTFLAYFIVNFTAVSRLLASRPARYILLIALIAGTILPGAIKYLHWSGRATYCIEANSRDINTVLSPEAVISGPYAATLTLGNINSNLIHMFGVANVDTAFFKRYPITHLLLDKSNEEQAKNNYPEIMRQAKQVSFYYIGTFRVTLYRVAGATGNITADQYQLSNYEIAIDSYFRNQYETGHLYMRRHQTQFPRNLSANYASALLAHEFKIYDEAEMFFKEAIAFSPTDFHLRYRLGEFYIAMNRESGRPEFYEKGKKELELVKKYNPISKQVWKNVDDLLAGKSTGEIE